The following are from one region of the Nitrospira defluvii genome:
- a CDS encoding tetratricopeptide repeat protein: protein MRSRREGCHAGMSVLALCALLGCATAQPPVPPEPQPGPWAAQLESLRRQGDHWLTRGDRARAAEAYEAARRVAESLDDRRTLVGTLNDIGRVALARGDSTLAITSHGRAVTLARELGAPDLLLESVTALGTATHQAGQTEEAEQFYQEALELAQQKADQGAEATLRNNLGLLRQAKGDLEQAAQQFRHAMALNQATGNLASEASNHVNLGMVAEARQAYDAAEQEFERALELDKAAEHRTGIAADLLRLGRVADRRGFPDRGLAFFERAYHSYLAQGDRVGAGAALTQAVACAKKLGREADVARLGQALSQLSVPASAR, encoded by the coding sequence ATGAGATCGCGACGGGAAGGGTGCCATGCAGGCATGAGCGTCCTGGCGCTCTGCGCCTTGCTGGGATGCGCGACTGCTCAGCCACCTGTGCCTCCCGAACCTCAGCCTGGCCCATGGGCTGCACAGCTTGAGTCTCTGCGGCGGCAGGGCGATCATTGGTTGACACGGGGGGATCGCGCCCGTGCAGCGGAGGCGTATGAGGCGGCGCGTCGCGTGGCGGAAAGTCTCGACGACAGGAGAACCCTCGTCGGCACGCTTAATGATATCGGGCGTGTTGCTCTTGCGCGTGGGGATTCGACTCTCGCGATCACCTCGCATGGGCGGGCGGTAACCCTGGCCCGGGAACTGGGTGCGCCAGACCTCTTACTCGAGAGCGTGACGGCGTTGGGGACGGCAACGCATCAGGCCGGACAGACCGAGGAGGCCGAGCAGTTCTATCAGGAAGCGCTGGAGTTGGCTCAACAGAAGGCGGATCAAGGGGCGGAGGCGACGCTGCGAAACAATCTCGGTTTGCTGCGGCAGGCGAAGGGAGACCTTGAGCAGGCTGCCCAGCAGTTCCGTCACGCCATGGCGTTGAATCAAGCTACCGGCAACCTTGCCTCCGAAGCCAGCAACCACGTGAACCTGGGTATGGTAGCTGAGGCACGCCAGGCCTACGATGCAGCCGAGCAGGAATTTGAACGGGCGTTGGAATTAGATAAGGCCGCGGAACATCGGACTGGGATTGCCGCAGATCTCTTGCGGTTAGGACGGGTAGCCGACCGCCGAGGATTTCCCGATCGCGGCCTCGCTTTTTTTGAACGCGCCTACCACAGCTATCTTGCGCAAGGTGATCGAGTCGGCGCCGGGGCTGCTCTGACTCAGGCCGTGGCGTGCGCGAAGAAGTTGGGCCGGGAAGCAGATGTTGCGCGATTAGGGCAGGCACTGAGCCAACTGTCCGTGCCTGCTTCCGCGAGGTAG
- a CDS encoding ATPase, T2SS/T4P/T4SS family, protein MQPKAPLPGVSETTLKAGNAENVKRISAQILAAADIDQILLDLRHDILGCFDAEDLTLFVVDSEKKEIFSKIPHLDTVQEVRTPITEQSLPGFCAKYLRPVNVGDAYSLTELATIHPALTHDATYDKNTGFKTKQVLTYPVVAENKYLMGVIQLLNKKSGGRFTRKDEECVAEIAKALGTAFHTLRKTSKKPPSKFDYLLTNGKISQQDLDVALNEAKKGTTDIESLLIEKYKVPKAEIGKSLANFHKCPYIEYNERTIVDIELLKNLNVDYLKKNHWMPLKRDRAAIEILTDDPGDLDRVQDIKRTFPGLNIRFAVSLRRDIALFLTSTTGGPEVSNKMNENVSDILGELVSESQLEAQEEASSAGLDENDNAIVRLANQIIADAFRQGTSDIHIEPYGEKRDTLVRFRVDGDCFEYMKIPPSYRRAIVSRLKIMASLDIAERRKPQDGKIKFKIGENKEIELRVATIPTAGYNEDVVMRILAASEPLPVDKMGFSDRNLREIKSIAEKPYGIILCVGPTGSGKTTTLHSVLGYINTPDIKIWTAEDPVEITQYGLRQVQVHSKIGFTFAAAMRAFLRADPDVIMVGEMRDKETADTGIEASLTGHLVLSTLHTNSAVETITRLLDMGCDSFSFADAMLGVLAQRLARRICKECKEAYQPSKEEYEELRLGYGPDYWNTLKVPFDANFRLYRGKGCDACNRTGLKGRVALHELLLGTDHMKKLIQNKAKTDEMLKAAMDDGMTTLVQDGIQKVLQGHTTYKEVKAVAIK, encoded by the coding sequence ATGCAGCCCAAAGCTCCGCTGCCTGGTGTCAGTGAGACCACGCTCAAGGCCGGGAACGCCGAAAACGTCAAGCGGATCAGCGCACAGATTCTCGCCGCCGCAGACATCGATCAAATCCTCCTGGATCTCCGCCACGATATCCTCGGCTGCTTCGACGCGGAAGACCTGACGCTCTTCGTCGTGGACTCCGAAAAAAAGGAAATCTTTTCCAAGATTCCCCACCTCGATACGGTCCAGGAAGTCCGCACACCGATTACGGAACAAAGTCTTCCGGGGTTCTGCGCCAAGTACCTCCGCCCGGTCAATGTCGGTGACGCCTATAGCCTGACGGAGCTTGCTACGATCCACCCGGCGCTGACCCATGACGCCACCTACGACAAGAACACGGGGTTCAAGACCAAACAGGTCCTCACCTATCCCGTCGTGGCCGAGAACAAGTATCTCATGGGCGTCATCCAGCTTCTCAACAAGAAGAGCGGCGGACGATTCACCCGCAAGGACGAGGAATGCGTCGCGGAAATCGCGAAGGCCCTGGGCACGGCATTTCACACCTTACGAAAAACCTCCAAGAAGCCGCCGTCAAAATTCGATTACCTGCTGACCAACGGCAAGATTTCACAACAGGATCTGGATGTCGCCCTCAACGAAGCGAAGAAGGGCACGACGGACATCGAATCACTCCTGATTGAGAAATACAAAGTGCCGAAAGCCGAAATCGGCAAATCGCTCGCGAATTTCCACAAGTGTCCCTACATCGAGTACAACGAACGGACCATCGTCGATATCGAATTGCTCAAGAATCTCAACGTCGACTATTTGAAGAAAAACCACTGGATGCCCCTGAAGCGGGACCGCGCCGCGATCGAGATTCTGACCGACGATCCCGGTGATTTGGATCGCGTCCAGGACATCAAGCGCACCTTCCCTGGCCTCAATATTCGCTTCGCCGTCAGTCTGCGCCGCGACATCGCCCTCTTTCTCACGAGCACCACCGGCGGCCCCGAGGTCAGCAACAAAATGAATGAGAATGTCTCCGACATTCTCGGCGAGTTGGTCAGCGAGTCCCAGCTGGAAGCGCAGGAAGAAGCATCCAGCGCAGGACTCGATGAGAACGACAACGCCATCGTGCGTCTCGCCAATCAGATCATCGCCGACGCCTTCCGGCAAGGGACTTCAGATATTCATATTGAGCCCTATGGAGAAAAACGCGATACCCTCGTGCGGTTCCGAGTCGACGGCGACTGCTTCGAGTACATGAAAATTCCGCCGAGTTATCGCCGCGCCATCGTATCGCGCCTGAAGATCATGGCGAGCCTCGACATCGCGGAACGCCGGAAGCCTCAGGACGGAAAGATCAAATTCAAGATCGGTGAGAACAAGGAAATCGAGCTACGTGTCGCCACCATCCCGACCGCCGGCTACAACGAAGACGTGGTCATGCGTATCCTCGCTGCGAGCGAGCCGTTGCCGGTCGACAAGATGGGGTTCTCTGATCGGAACCTTCGCGAAATTAAGAGTATCGCCGAAAAACCCTACGGCATCATTCTCTGCGTCGGACCTACCGGATCCGGAAAAACCACCACGCTGCACTCCGTGCTCGGGTACATCAACACGCCGGACATCAAAATCTGGACGGCGGAAGACCCGGTCGAAATCACGCAATACGGACTGCGCCAGGTACAGGTCCATTCTAAAATCGGATTTACATTCGCGGCGGCCATGCGCGCCTTCCTCCGCGCAGACCCGGACGTGATTATGGTCGGAGAAATGCGGGACAAAGAAACGGCGGATACCGGCATCGAGGCTTCGCTGACAGGCCACTTGGTGCTGAGCACGTTGCACACGAACAGCGCGGTGGAAACCATCACTCGTCTGTTGGACATGGGATGCGACTCCTTCAGTTTTGCCGATGCCATGCTGGGCGTGCTGGCCCAGCGGTTGGCACGACGCATCTGCAAAGAGTGCAAGGAAGCGTATCAACCGTCCAAGGAAGAATATGAGGAATTGCGGCTGGGATATGGCCCTGACTATTGGAACACCCTGAAAGTCCCCTTCGATGCCAACTTTCGACTCTATCGAGGGAAAGGGTGTGATGCCTGCAACCGGACCGGCCTGAAAGGCCGCGTGGCGCTGCACGAGTTGTTGCTGGGCACGGATCACATGAAGAAGTTGATCCAGAACAAAGCCAAGACCGATGAAATGCTCAAAGCCGCCATGGACGATGGGATGACCACGCTGGTCCAGGACGGCATTCAGAAGGTGCTGCAGGGGCACACGACCTACAAGGAGGTCAAGGCCGTCGCCATCAAGTAG
- a CDS encoding ABC transporter ATP-binding protein, protein MSETAISFAQVRAPLAGSTSCLQLDLQITAGQFVALVGPSRSGKSLTIELAAGLLPPQSGKVMVLGQDWSAVEEAGDGPVRLRVGAVLQQPGLLSNMTLFNNVLLPLRYHRGAMPDRQREQVVMAQLERLGLASLRDRFPAELNQGEIRRGAIARSLMLEPDVLLLDDPVAGLDADMVLVLKQYVEARRQQQPLTVVAALRSFSPFIEGADRLVVLQDGRVEADGSLESVGRTVPPALRRYVE, encoded by the coding sequence ATGAGCGAGACAGCCATCAGCTTTGCGCAGGTTCGAGCGCCTCTTGCCGGGAGCACGTCCTGCTTGCAACTGGACCTACAGATCACGGCGGGTCAGTTCGTTGCGCTGGTGGGGCCGAGTCGCTCGGGGAAAAGCCTGACCATCGAGTTGGCGGCAGGCCTCTTGCCGCCGCAATCCGGGAAGGTGATGGTCTTAGGACAGGATTGGAGTGCTGTTGAGGAGGCAGGCGACGGCCCGGTACGGCTTCGGGTGGGGGCCGTGCTGCAACAGCCGGGGTTGCTGAGCAACATGACCCTCTTCAACAATGTGCTCTTACCGCTGCGGTATCATCGAGGGGCGATGCCGGATCGTCAACGAGAGCAGGTGGTGATGGCGCAGTTGGAACGATTGGGATTGGCCTCGTTGCGGGACCGCTTTCCCGCTGAGCTCAATCAAGGGGAGATTCGCCGTGGGGCCATTGCGCGGTCGTTGATGTTAGAGCCGGACGTCCTGCTATTGGACGATCCCGTGGCAGGGCTGGATGCGGACATGGTGTTGGTCCTGAAACAGTATGTCGAAGCACGACGGCAGCAGCAACCCTTGACGGTGGTGGCGGCGTTGCGTTCGTTTTCGCCCTTCATCGAAGGCGCGGATCGACTGGTCGTGTTGCAGGACGGGCGGGTGGAGGCCGACGGCAGTCTGGAGTCGGTGGGCAGGACGGTCCCTCCCGCGCTACGACGATATGTGGAGTAG
- a CDS encoding MlaD family protein, which translates to MHYSHQLSSGRLAQIVGTFVVIPLLILAGAGFWMSRAEHLFEPKYSLKASLSKSYGLEPGAPVVVSGISIGRVKRVDLNDRGTVDVTLQLLTRYQNMVKDNSDLRVTKSGVVVGQTQVDIGMGTANSPPLADGATIRAVEPRDIGDLLNEVEPVLMAVKQTLLRVETITQDVQGGLKAGGKALEQVAVATQDLPSVVASVQRTIASVEQTATALPTMTGSIKRTLSVVDRVTADVQQATGRLPAILNSAESTLASVKRLSDSVDEVSQELIPVIRTAEGTLTEVSTLVRGAKQTFPFNRFAENAGPAPKSSPVRPQMGTQSLRGDQLRR; encoded by the coding sequence ATGCATTATTCACATCAGCTGTCGAGCGGGCGACTGGCACAGATCGTCGGAACTTTTGTGGTGATCCCCCTGCTGATTCTGGCAGGGGCGGGGTTCTGGATGTCGCGGGCTGAACATCTCTTTGAACCGAAGTATTCGCTCAAGGCGAGTCTCAGCAAATCCTATGGTCTGGAGCCTGGAGCGCCGGTGGTCGTCTCGGGCATTTCGATCGGGCGGGTCAAGCGGGTGGATTTGAACGATCGCGGAACCGTCGATGTGACGCTGCAGCTGTTGACTCGATACCAAAACATGGTGAAGGACAATTCAGATTTACGGGTTACCAAGAGCGGTGTAGTGGTCGGGCAGACGCAAGTCGATATTGGGATGGGGACGGCCAACAGCCCGCCGTTGGCTGATGGTGCGACGATTCGAGCCGTGGAGCCGAGGGACATCGGTGATCTGCTCAACGAGGTCGAGCCGGTGTTGATGGCGGTCAAGCAAACGTTACTTCGGGTGGAAACCATCACGCAGGATGTGCAAGGCGGGCTCAAAGCCGGCGGGAAGGCACTTGAGCAGGTGGCCGTGGCGACCCAGGATTTGCCCTCGGTGGTGGCATCGGTTCAGCGGACGATCGCCTCGGTCGAGCAAACGGCGACCGCACTGCCGACCATGACCGGCTCCATCAAGCGAACCTTGAGTGTGGTGGATCGAGTGACCGCGGACGTGCAGCAGGCCACCGGCCGTCTACCGGCTATCCTGAATAGTGCCGAATCCACGTTGGCAAGCGTAAAGCGCCTCTCGGATTCCGTGGATGAGGTGAGTCAGGAATTGATCCCCGTCATTCGGACGGCCGAAGGCACCTTAACCGAGGTCTCGACTCTGGTACGCGGCGCGAAGCAGACGTTCCCTTTCAACCGGTTTGCAGAGAACGCCGGGCCGGCACCGAAGTCGTCACCGGTGCGACCCCAGATGGGAACTCAGAGCTTGAGAGGAGATCAACTGCGTCGATGA
- a CDS encoding ABC transporter permease — protein MLRRGGGRAHPMIEWVGRKTIAGYAYLAALATLFTQAVLDLVSPARQGRRETLRVLIRQILFTGVDALPVTSVIALLLGIIIVTQAGTQLPKLGAGGLVGSIIVVTVIRELGPLITAFIVVGRSGTAIATELGNMSVTREVVALRLMGIPISQFVIMPRMVGMVLSMLCLTFYFDVVAVFGGYLVADAQLTIPFSAFVESVTRALSTTDLLMTAIKGFGFGSAVAAVCCYHGLAVRSSYTEVPQQTTRAMINSFVLCLLVDVVVTVPLYL, from the coding sequence ATGCTGCGACGTGGGGGAGGCCGCGCACACCCGATGATCGAGTGGGTAGGACGGAAGACCATAGCCGGATATGCCTACCTGGCGGCGTTGGCCACGCTTTTCACACAAGCGGTATTGGATCTGGTATCACCGGCGCGACAGGGGCGGCGGGAAACGCTGCGGGTGTTGATCCGTCAGATTCTCTTCACGGGTGTCGACGCGCTGCCCGTGACCAGCGTCATTGCGCTCTTGCTCGGCATCATCATTGTGACGCAGGCCGGGACACAGCTTCCCAAGCTCGGGGCTGGCGGACTGGTGGGCAGCATCATCGTGGTCACGGTGATTCGGGAGCTCGGTCCCTTGATCACCGCCTTCATCGTCGTCGGGCGATCGGGCACGGCCATCGCGACCGAACTGGGCAACATGTCGGTGACGCGGGAAGTGGTCGCGCTCCGACTCATGGGAATTCCCATCAGCCAATTCGTCATTATGCCTCGTATGGTCGGCATGGTGCTCTCGATGCTGTGCCTGACGTTCTACTTTGACGTCGTGGCGGTGTTCGGCGGATACCTGGTCGCCGACGCGCAACTGACGATTCCTTTTTCTGCATTCGTCGAAAGTGTTACTCGGGCGTTGTCGACGACCGACTTGTTGATGACGGCGATCAAGGGGTTCGGATTCGGATCAGCCGTCGCGGCGGTCTGTTGTTACCATGGCCTAGCGGTGCGGTCTTCCTATACGGAAGTGCCGCAACAAACGACCCGGGCGATGATCAATTCGTTCGTGTTGTGTCTGCTGGTGGATGTTGTCGTGACGGTGCCGCTCTATTTATGA
- a CDS encoding proline--tRNA ligase, whose product MRVSETLIPTLREDPGEAETVSHRYMLRAGMIRKVAAGIYTYLPLGLRVLRKIEKIVREEMNRAGAQEVLMPVASPAELWRETGRWDFYGKELLRFKDRHERDFCLGPTHEEVITDLFRREVRSYRQMPLNFYQIQTKFRDEIRPRFGLMRGREFIMKDAYSFDRDEAGARLSYQKMYDAYNRIFARCGLTFRPVEADTGLIGGTSSHEFMVLAETGEETIVYSEEGTYAANVERAEVLPPDASELPAPRPLTAVSTPGRRTVEEVTKFLKIAPTQLVKTLLYTTGKDTVAVLVRGDHDVNEIKVKHLLGATDVELVVPERVPELTGAPVGYAGPVGLKNIRVLADWAVKAMANFVVGANKADTHFVDANWARDFTVDHFADLRNAQAGDPSPRQDGTLKTAKGIEVGHVFMLGTKYSQAMKATFLDAQGQEQLAVMGCYGIGVSRVAAASVEQNHDAKGIKWPIPIAPFHVTLLPLSQSEPVTQLASSLYRSMQESGIEVLWDDRDERAGVKFNDADLIGAPFHLVIGEKGLAQGQVELKVRQTGDTKKIAPDQALPTLTTLIQAAS is encoded by the coding sequence ATGCGCGTCTCTGAAACCCTCATTCCAACCCTGCGAGAAGATCCAGGCGAAGCTGAAACCGTCAGCCATCGATACATGCTGCGCGCCGGCATGATTCGAAAGGTCGCGGCCGGTATCTATACCTACCTGCCGCTTGGACTGCGGGTGCTGCGAAAAATCGAGAAGATCGTCCGCGAGGAGATGAACCGCGCCGGGGCCCAGGAAGTCCTCATGCCGGTCGCCTCCCCAGCGGAACTGTGGCGAGAGACAGGACGATGGGACTTTTATGGCAAGGAACTCCTGCGTTTCAAGGATCGGCACGAACGGGACTTCTGCCTGGGTCCGACGCACGAGGAGGTAATTACGGACCTCTTTCGTCGCGAGGTGCGTTCCTATCGCCAAATGCCGCTCAACTTCTATCAGATCCAAACCAAGTTCCGAGATGAAATCCGGCCCCGTTTCGGGTTGATGCGTGGGCGCGAATTCATCATGAAGGATGCGTATAGCTTCGATCGGGACGAAGCCGGAGCGAGGTTGAGTTATCAAAAAATGTATGACGCTTACAACCGGATCTTCGCCCGCTGCGGGCTCACGTTCAGACCGGTAGAGGCGGACACCGGCCTCATCGGCGGGACATCCTCGCACGAATTCATGGTCCTGGCTGAGACCGGAGAAGAAACCATCGTCTACAGCGAAGAAGGCACCTACGCCGCCAACGTCGAGCGCGCCGAGGTCCTGCCGCCGGATGCCTCCGAGTTGCCTGCTCCTCGTCCGCTCACAGCCGTCTCGACGCCGGGCCGACGGACGGTCGAGGAAGTGACCAAGTTCCTCAAGATCGCACCGACGCAGCTGGTCAAGACGCTTTTGTACACTACAGGGAAAGACACCGTCGCCGTCCTGGTTCGGGGCGATCACGACGTGAACGAAATCAAGGTCAAGCACCTCCTCGGGGCCACCGACGTTGAGCTGGTCGTGCCGGAACGAGTTCCAGAGTTGACCGGCGCCCCGGTCGGATACGCAGGGCCTGTCGGGCTGAAAAACATCCGGGTCCTGGCAGACTGGGCCGTGAAAGCCATGGCCAACTTCGTCGTGGGAGCCAACAAGGCCGACACTCACTTCGTCGACGCCAACTGGGCACGTGACTTTACGGTCGATCACTTTGCCGATCTACGAAATGCCCAGGCCGGTGACCCCTCGCCCCGCCAGGACGGAACGTTGAAAACGGCCAAGGGCATCGAGGTCGGTCATGTATTCATGCTAGGCACGAAATACAGCCAGGCCATGAAGGCCACCTTCCTCGACGCTCAGGGACAAGAACAGCTTGCCGTCATGGGTTGTTACGGCATCGGGGTGAGCCGGGTGGCGGCCGCATCGGTTGAGCAAAATCACGATGCCAAAGGCATCAAGTGGCCGATTCCCATCGCGCCGTTTCACGTCACCCTTCTGCCGCTCAGTCAGTCTGAGCCGGTCACCCAACTTGCTAGCTCCCTCTATCGCTCGATGCAGGAATCCGGTATCGAGGTGCTGTGGGATGACCGTGACGAACGCGCTGGTGTGAAATTCAACGATGCCGACCTGATCGGCGCTCCCTTCCATCTGGTGATCGGAGAAAAAGGGTTGGCGCAGGGACAAGTCGAACTCAAAGTCCGTCAGACCGGCGACACCAAGAAAATCGCTCCCGACCAGGCGCTCCCCACGCTGACGACTCTGATACAAGCCGCATCGTAG